The Coregonus clupeaformis isolate EN_2021a chromosome 20, ASM2061545v1, whole genome shotgun sequence genome contains a region encoding:
- the LOC121534136 gene encoding torsin-1A-interacting protein 2 isoform X4: MAAPEAHISQGLPVGGDIPLEQQKGKNDNTRSTPDKDALVEQSNQTQDSSLPSNTPGGQGSQKEMEDSNTEVKKQTEPSAAVMEQPDIDPEEKDQDSSLLSNTSGGQGSQNSEDSNTEVKKQTEPSAAVMEQPDIDPEEKDNNAPVGSGERVSEEGDEEGDEEGAVEPRSQTPPLVTDQRATKERKESSGNVSKLMLAGFLAFLLAVAVNFFSSESLSEKTDFNRTEIFLREMKKVEAQFPGQRSELWRRSRIHLERHLQTAQPTEPVSLMLTAGRRGERTLHCLALRLANAVSSALNSSSILHIDGASKTGQDSDQVKLDIDTQLRDAFEGDQPVAVVYRFEELPPGSTIIFYRYCDHENAAYKEALLIFTVLLGGEEELPASLGLSAVEEMVDDHLQDRFLSSDQPAAYDMMDLDKFSGLWSRISHLVLPVAAEETIERRGCV; this comes from the exons ATGGCAGCGCCAGAAGCACACATTTCTCAGGGCCTGCCAG TGGGAGGAGATATCCCATTAGAACAACAAAAGGGGAAGAATGACAATACACGGAGCACTCCAGATAAAGACGCTCTGGTAGAGCAGAGCAACCAGACCCAGGATTCCTCTTTGCCCTCGAATACACCAGGGGGTCAGGGCAGCCAGAAGGAGATGGAGGATTCAAATACTGAAG TAAAAAAGCAGACGGAGCCCTCTGCTGCAGTGATGGAACAGCCAGACATTGACCCAGAG GAGAAGGACCAGGATTCCTCTTTACTCTCAAATACATCAGGGGGTCAGGGGAGCCAGAACTCGGAGGATTCTAATACTGAAG TAAAAAAGCAGACGGAGCCCTCTGCTGCAGTGATGGAACAGCCAGACATTGACCCAGAGGAGAAGGACAACAATGCCCCTGTGGGGAGCGGTGAGAGAGTCTCTGAAGAGGGAGATGAAGAGGGAGATGAAGAGGGAGCTGTAGAGCCCCGGTCCCAGACCCCACCCCTCGTCACAGACCAGAGGGCTACTAAAGAACGTAAAGAGTCGTCCG GTAATGTGTCAAAGTTGATGCTCGCTGGGTTTCTAGCGTTTCTGCTGGCCGTGGCGGTGAATTTTTTCAGCTCTGAGTCTCTCTCTGAGAAAACCGATTTCAACCGAACAGAGATCTTCCTCAGAGAGATGAAGAAGGTGGAGGCCCAGTTCCCCGGCCAGCGCTCTGAGCTGTGGAGGAGGAGCAGGATCCACCTGGAGAGGCACCTCCAGACGGCCCAGCCCacagagccagtcagcctgatGCTGACAGCAGGCCGCAGGGGGGAGAGGACGCTGCACTGCCTTGCCCTGCGCCTGGCCAACGCCGTCTCCTCTGCCCTcaactcctcctccatcctccacatcgacggggccagCAAGACTGGCCAGGACAGCGACCAGGTCAAGCTGGATATCGACACCCAGCTGCGGGATGCCTTCGAGGGGGACCAGCCCGTAGCCGTTGTCTACCGCTTTGAGGAGCTGCCCCCGGGCTCCACGATCATATTCTACCGCTACTGTGACCACGAGAATGCCGCCTACAAGGAGGCCTTGCTCATCTTCACCGTGCTGCTGGGGGGCGAGGAGGAGCTGCCAGCCAGCCTGGGACTGAGTGCTGTGGAGGAGATGGTGGATGACCACCTCCAGGACAGGTTCCTCTCCTCTGACCAGCCGGCCGCCTATGACATGATGGACCTGGACAAGTTCAGTGGTCTGTGGAGCCGTATCTCCCACCTGGTCCTGCCGGTGGCAGCAGAGGAGACCATAGAGCGGAGGGGCTGTGTGTAA
- the LOC121534136 gene encoding torsin-1A-interacting protein 2 isoform X1 — MAAPEAHISQGLPVGGDIPLEQQKGKNDNTRSTPDKDALVEQSNQTQDSSLPSNTPGGQGSQKEMEDSNTEVKKQTEPSAAVMEQPDIDPEEKDNNAPVGSGERVSEEGDEEGDEEGAVEPRSQTPPLVTDQRATKECKESSVKKQTEPSAAVMEQPDIDPEEKDQDSSLLSNTSGGQGSQNSEDSNTEVKKQTEPSAAVMEQPDIDPEEKDNNAPVGSGERVSEEGDEEGDEEGAVEPRSQTPPLVTDQRATKERKESSGNVSKLMLAGFLAFLLAVAVNFFSSESLSEKTDFNRTEIFLREMKKVEAQFPGQRSELWRRSRIHLERHLQTAQPTEPVSLMLTAGRRGERTLHCLALRLANAVSSALNSSSILHIDGASKTGQDSDQVKLDIDTQLRDAFEGDQPVAVVYRFEELPPGSTIIFYRYCDHENAAYKEALLIFTVLLGGEEELPASLGLSAVEEMVDDHLQDRFLSSDQPAAYDMMDLDKFSGLWSRISHLVLPVAAEETIERRGCV; from the exons ATGGCAGCGCCAGAAGCACACATTTCTCAGGGCCTGCCAG TGGGAGGAGATATCCCATTAGAACAACAAAAGGGGAAGAATGACAATACACGGAGCACTCCAGATAAAGACGCTCTGGTAGAGCAGAGCAACCAGACCCAGGATTCCTCTTTGCCCTCGAATACACCAGGGGGTCAGGGCAGCCAGAAGGAGATGGAGGATTCAAATACTGAAG TAAAAAAGCAGACGGAGCCCTCTGCTGCAGTGATGGAACAGCCAGACATTGACCCAGAGGAGAAGGACAACAATGCCCCTGTGGGGAGCGGTGAGAGAGTCTCTGAAGAGGGAGATGAAGAGGGAGATGAAGAGGGAGCTGTAGAGCCCCGGTCCCAGACCCCACCCCTCGTCACAGACCAGAGGGCTACTAAAGAATGCAAAGAGTCGTCCG TAAAAAAGCAGACGGAGCCCTCTGCTGCAGTGATGGAACAGCCAGACATTGACCCAGAGGAGAAGGACCAGGATTCCTCTTTACTCTCAAATACATCAGGGGGTCAGGGGAGCCAGAACTCGGAGGATTCTAATACTGAAG TAAAAAAGCAGACGGAGCCCTCTGCTGCAGTGATGGAACAGCCAGACATTGACCCAGAGGAGAAGGACAACAATGCCCCTGTGGGGAGCGGTGAGAGAGTCTCTGAAGAGGGAGATGAAGAGGGAGATGAAGAGGGAGCTGTAGAGCCCCGGTCCCAGACCCCACCCCTCGTCACAGACCAGAGGGCTACTAAAGAACGTAAAGAGTCGTCCG GTAATGTGTCAAAGTTGATGCTCGCTGGGTTTCTAGCGTTTCTGCTGGCCGTGGCGGTGAATTTTTTCAGCTCTGAGTCTCTCTCTGAGAAAACCGATTTCAACCGAACAGAGATCTTCCTCAGAGAGATGAAGAAGGTGGAGGCCCAGTTCCCCGGCCAGCGCTCTGAGCTGTGGAGGAGGAGCAGGATCCACCTGGAGAGGCACCTCCAGACGGCCCAGCCCacagagccagtcagcctgatGCTGACAGCAGGCCGCAGGGGGGAGAGGACGCTGCACTGCCTTGCCCTGCGCCTGGCCAACGCCGTCTCCTCTGCCCTcaactcctcctccatcctccacatcgacggggccagCAAGACTGGCCAGGACAGCGACCAGGTCAAGCTGGATATCGACACCCAGCTGCGGGATGCCTTCGAGGGGGACCAGCCCGTAGCCGTTGTCTACCGCTTTGAGGAGCTGCCCCCGGGCTCCACGATCATATTCTACCGCTACTGTGACCACGAGAATGCCGCCTACAAGGAGGCCTTGCTCATCTTCACCGTGCTGCTGGGGGGCGAGGAGGAGCTGCCAGCCAGCCTGGGACTGAGTGCTGTGGAGGAGATGGTGGATGACCACCTCCAGGACAGGTTCCTCTCCTCTGACCAGCCGGCCGCCTATGACATGATGGACCTGGACAAGTTCAGTGGTCTGTGGAGCCGTATCTCCCACCTGGTCCTGCCGGTGGCAGCAGAGGAGACCATAGAGCGGAGGGGCTGTGTGTAA
- the LOC121534136 gene encoding torsin-1A-interacting protein 2 isoform X2, producing MAAPEAHISQGLPGDIPLEQQKGKNDNTRSTPDKDALVEQSNQTQDSSLPSNTPGGQGSQKEMEDSNTEVKKQTEPSAAVMEQPDIDPEEKDNNAPVGSGERVSEEGDEEGDEEGAVEPRSQTPPLVTDQRATKECKESSVKKQTEPSAAVMEQPDIDPEEKDQDSSLLSNTSGGQGSQNSEDSNTEVKKQTEPSAAVMEQPDIDPEEKDNNAPVGSGERVSEEGDEEGDEEGAVEPRSQTPPLVTDQRATKERKESSGNVSKLMLAGFLAFLLAVAVNFFSSESLSEKTDFNRTEIFLREMKKVEAQFPGQRSELWRRSRIHLERHLQTAQPTEPVSLMLTAGRRGERTLHCLALRLANAVSSALNSSSILHIDGASKTGQDSDQVKLDIDTQLRDAFEGDQPVAVVYRFEELPPGSTIIFYRYCDHENAAYKEALLIFTVLLGGEEELPASLGLSAVEEMVDDHLQDRFLSSDQPAAYDMMDLDKFSGLWSRISHLVLPVAAEETIERRGCV from the exons ATGGCAGCGCCAGAAGCACACATTTCTCAGGGCCTGCCAG GAGATATCCCATTAGAACAACAAAAGGGGAAGAATGACAATACACGGAGCACTCCAGATAAAGACGCTCTGGTAGAGCAGAGCAACCAGACCCAGGATTCCTCTTTGCCCTCGAATACACCAGGGGGTCAGGGCAGCCAGAAGGAGATGGAGGATTCAAATACTGAAG TAAAAAAGCAGACGGAGCCCTCTGCTGCAGTGATGGAACAGCCAGACATTGACCCAGAGGAGAAGGACAACAATGCCCCTGTGGGGAGCGGTGAGAGAGTCTCTGAAGAGGGAGATGAAGAGGGAGATGAAGAGGGAGCTGTAGAGCCCCGGTCCCAGACCCCACCCCTCGTCACAGACCAGAGGGCTACTAAAGAATGCAAAGAGTCGTCCG TAAAAAAGCAGACGGAGCCCTCTGCTGCAGTGATGGAACAGCCAGACATTGACCCAGAGGAGAAGGACCAGGATTCCTCTTTACTCTCAAATACATCAGGGGGTCAGGGGAGCCAGAACTCGGAGGATTCTAATACTGAAG TAAAAAAGCAGACGGAGCCCTCTGCTGCAGTGATGGAACAGCCAGACATTGACCCAGAGGAGAAGGACAACAATGCCCCTGTGGGGAGCGGTGAGAGAGTCTCTGAAGAGGGAGATGAAGAGGGAGATGAAGAGGGAGCTGTAGAGCCCCGGTCCCAGACCCCACCCCTCGTCACAGACCAGAGGGCTACTAAAGAACGTAAAGAGTCGTCCG GTAATGTGTCAAAGTTGATGCTCGCTGGGTTTCTAGCGTTTCTGCTGGCCGTGGCGGTGAATTTTTTCAGCTCTGAGTCTCTCTCTGAGAAAACCGATTTCAACCGAACAGAGATCTTCCTCAGAGAGATGAAGAAGGTGGAGGCCCAGTTCCCCGGCCAGCGCTCTGAGCTGTGGAGGAGGAGCAGGATCCACCTGGAGAGGCACCTCCAGACGGCCCAGCCCacagagccagtcagcctgatGCTGACAGCAGGCCGCAGGGGGGAGAGGACGCTGCACTGCCTTGCCCTGCGCCTGGCCAACGCCGTCTCCTCTGCCCTcaactcctcctccatcctccacatcgacggggccagCAAGACTGGCCAGGACAGCGACCAGGTCAAGCTGGATATCGACACCCAGCTGCGGGATGCCTTCGAGGGGGACCAGCCCGTAGCCGTTGTCTACCGCTTTGAGGAGCTGCCCCCGGGCTCCACGATCATATTCTACCGCTACTGTGACCACGAGAATGCCGCCTACAAGGAGGCCTTGCTCATCTTCACCGTGCTGCTGGGGGGCGAGGAGGAGCTGCCAGCCAGCCTGGGACTGAGTGCTGTGGAGGAGATGGTGGATGACCACCTCCAGGACAGGTTCCTCTCCTCTGACCAGCCGGCCGCCTATGACATGATGGACCTGGACAAGTTCAGTGGTCTGTGGAGCCGTATCTCCCACCTGGTCCTGCCGGTGGCAGCAGAGGAGACCATAGAGCGGAGGGGCTGTGTGTAA
- the LOC121534136 gene encoding torsin-1A-interacting protein 2 isoform X3, which translates to MAAPEAHISQGLPVGGDIPLEQQKGKNDNTRSTPDKDALVEQSNQTQDSSLPSNTPGGQGSQKEMEDSNTEVKKQTEPSAAVMEQPDIDPEEKDNNAPVGSGERVSEEGDEEGDEEGAVEPRSQTPPLVTDQRATKECKESSVKKQTEPSAAVMEQPDIDPEEKDNNAPVGSGERVSEEGDEEGDEEGAVEPRSQTPPLVTDQRATKERKESSGNVSKLMLAGFLAFLLAVAVNFFSSESLSEKTDFNRTEIFLREMKKVEAQFPGQRSELWRRSRIHLERHLQTAQPTEPVSLMLTAGRRGERTLHCLALRLANAVSSALNSSSILHIDGASKTGQDSDQVKLDIDTQLRDAFEGDQPVAVVYRFEELPPGSTIIFYRYCDHENAAYKEALLIFTVLLGGEEELPASLGLSAVEEMVDDHLQDRFLSSDQPAAYDMMDLDKFSGLWSRISHLVLPVAAEETIERRGCV; encoded by the exons ATGGCAGCGCCAGAAGCACACATTTCTCAGGGCCTGCCAG TGGGAGGAGATATCCCATTAGAACAACAAAAGGGGAAGAATGACAATACACGGAGCACTCCAGATAAAGACGCTCTGGTAGAGCAGAGCAACCAGACCCAGGATTCCTCTTTGCCCTCGAATACACCAGGGGGTCAGGGCAGCCAGAAGGAGATGGAGGATTCAAATACTGAAG TAAAAAAGCAGACGGAGCCCTCTGCTGCAGTGATGGAACAGCCAGACATTGACCCAGAGGAGAAGGACAACAATGCCCCTGTGGGGAGCGGTGAGAGAGTCTCTGAAGAGGGAGATGAAGAGGGAGATGAAGAGGGAGCTGTAGAGCCCCGGTCCCAGACCCCACCCCTCGTCACAGACCAGAGGGCTACTAAAGAATGCAAAGAGTCGTCCG TAAAAAAGCAGACGGAGCCCTCTGCTGCAGTGATGGAACAGCCAGACATTGACCCAGAG GAGAAGGACAACAATGCCCCTGTGGGGAGCGGTGAGAGAGTCTCTGAAGAGGGAGATGAAGAGGGAGATGAAGAGGGAGCTGTAGAGCCCCGGTCCCAGACCCCACCCCTCGTCACAGACCAGAGGGCTACTAAAGAACGTAAAGAGTCGTCCG GTAATGTGTCAAAGTTGATGCTCGCTGGGTTTCTAGCGTTTCTGCTGGCCGTGGCGGTGAATTTTTTCAGCTCTGAGTCTCTCTCTGAGAAAACCGATTTCAACCGAACAGAGATCTTCCTCAGAGAGATGAAGAAGGTGGAGGCCCAGTTCCCCGGCCAGCGCTCTGAGCTGTGGAGGAGGAGCAGGATCCACCTGGAGAGGCACCTCCAGACGGCCCAGCCCacagagccagtcagcctgatGCTGACAGCAGGCCGCAGGGGGGAGAGGACGCTGCACTGCCTTGCCCTGCGCCTGGCCAACGCCGTCTCCTCTGCCCTcaactcctcctccatcctccacatcgacggggccagCAAGACTGGCCAGGACAGCGACCAGGTCAAGCTGGATATCGACACCCAGCTGCGGGATGCCTTCGAGGGGGACCAGCCCGTAGCCGTTGTCTACCGCTTTGAGGAGCTGCCCCCGGGCTCCACGATCATATTCTACCGCTACTGTGACCACGAGAATGCCGCCTACAAGGAGGCCTTGCTCATCTTCACCGTGCTGCTGGGGGGCGAGGAGGAGCTGCCAGCCAGCCTGGGACTGAGTGCTGTGGAGGAGATGGTGGATGACCACCTCCAGGACAGGTTCCTCTCCTCTGACCAGCCGGCCGCCTATGACATGATGGACCTGGACAAGTTCAGTGGTCTGTGGAGCCGTATCTCCCACCTGGTCCTGCCGGTGGCAGCAGAGGAGACCATAGAGCGGAGGGGCTGTGTGTAA